Below is a window of Cardiocondyla obscurior isolate alpha-2009 linkage group LG13, Cobs3.1, whole genome shotgun sequence DNA.
TGGTATTCTCCGCGGTTGTGCGATATTCGAACCgtgtaattaaatctgaaacgTGGAGGCTAATTACAATGGCCCTTCGCAAATACGTCGCTCATTACGATTTAGTAATTGTTCCGGCGCGTAATAACGCCGGTATCTGTACAGTATTATTGTTCGGTAGGGTGTTATTGCCTGAAACGCGTATAACGTAATTACTCTAACGCAATTAGGAATGCCGCACATTGGTCTGCTTCTTGTCTCTGAAAACGGGCTGCTCTCTCGACACACAGATTGGATTAACGAATATTATGAGCTAGGCGTCAAACTGAAAATCGATATTGTTATCAACAGCGGTTATTGGGcttcgcgttaaaaaatttccgacaaaatcaaaaacaaatttaaacacATAAATGACTAGTTGATAATAAATACCGTTTCGCATTTATAACTTTCGTGATGCTTATCTAacttacaaaaatattacgtaaaaatcaGATATcttaaagttatataaatcTATACTAAAAATATctgcattttaaataacatttatttgcataaatattacaattatattttattttagatttgtctttttttttatattagtcttttatattaaatatagtatatttattgtaaggaaataatgaagaaaaaaaagacatgtCTAAAAATTGGTCCAAACAGGCCTAATTTCTGGAAATCtgtaaacaaaaattacaagaatcataattatttctgaaagcataaaaataaaaattacacaaacTATAATTATTCCTATAACACACAAGCACTTAAAATATACTTCCAATTCAAATTATGAGATTAACACatctattaaattatgtaatattttgttctttttatatcatataatatattctttttttttgttcaaaattattattttttacaatatcttGAAATGTTTAATCTCGCAGTttgaattgtataaattattaattgcaataattagAAAGTATGAAAGAGTGACATATTGTTATTGCAGGAAACATATTTCACAGGATGTGCGTAAGTCGTATAAGGGTGTACAACAGATATCCTACAAGGATAAATTTACAGGTAAAGTATTAGGTGACGATTATCCGTATTTCTTTCAGTTTTAAGGTTTCTGGATAGGATCTCTTCATATGCGAGCGACTTACAAATGCCAAACCGCAAGATTGATATGAGAACACCGCTCTTTCCGCTTATGCTAAAACGCAACCCTAAGTAAAATATCATAAAGCGCACGTGCACGTGCAAGAAAACCGCAACGTAACTGTAAACTTCACATATTACTTTTTctgcataaaaaaaacatacattGACTTTATATAGAATATACAGAAAAGATACATATTGCTGactggtaaaaaaaaaaaaaaaaaaattgaaatttaaaaaacgataatctaaaaatataaaaacattaatggctttaataaataattataaaaataatctcctctttttttttctctctctctctttctttctctctatttatctatctatccaatcgataaaaatatttcagaaacTCCTTACGAACGAACAATGTAACCATTCGCAAGTCAATCCAATTGGGTAGACTCAAAAGCGAACAGCGACGAACAAACACGGGCAATCGGTTATCGAAAcgattaaatgtatatactGTCGTGTTTCTCCATCCAAGCCATGCAAATATGCGCAGGCAAACTCGGAAGCCACACTTCCAACAAGGAAACATCAACCACGTCGGCGTGGTCCGCGCGGCGAGTATTCGTGTGCACAACCGGCACAGTCATACTCTCGTGGGAAATGCTGTCGATTATATTTGCACCATAGAAAGCGTTATGGACGTGCAAGGTACGCCGGAGTTCCCGGATGAACGAAAATGGTAGGTCCGTCGTCCTTCTGTCAAATCTGCTGTTTGCGCCGGCactctaattaattatccgcCGTCTCCGATAATGTAACACGCGGCGCGAGGTGCGCTCTCGCACTACAAATATCCGAGATTACGACCGTTCCCCGTTTAgcgaaaatggaaaaatttttacattcgcaTAACAAGTAACCCATGTAACGAGTAAAACTTTCCGCGACCCTGCGTTTGCAAATAACATTCATTTCAAAAGGCAAACTTGGATTTAAACACACATAGCTATTTGCAATTATTACAACATTAACGCCAGTGTATTCTAAACAAAATGAGAGCCGGCTCTAAAGCAAGATATATTATTGtcccaaaaaaattaaaatattatatattcgttAACTTCTCGTCGTACTTGCTTTCCAACAACGAATGTGCAAATGGAAGATATGAAAGTTATATGTTAGCGCTCACCCACCGAATGGATAAATATTCGTCGAGCACCACTCCGTAACGCGGAGAGCTAATAAAAGGAGTCGCGCTGTTCCATTATCAAAGCTAAGAGCTCGTAGCTAACCGCTTGTGTGTAAATGGACGCGACTTCACGAAGCACTTCTTATAATAGTGacagattattaaaaaagtgatTTACTGAAGTtagttttattgttaaataacaattacgtttttttttcttttcaatcaTTATAAAAGAGACAATTCAAAATTGTCTTaaccattaaaaaattttttttttaatgtaaaaacaacaataaaaaattttaatattattaaaaaacatatttcaaattaaagcTTAAAGTACTTTAAACAGAAACTAAAGATGTACTATACTTGACAGTTTACTCGAGTATGACTAAAGAATTTGGAGATGAATAGGATGAAATAAATGTAGGTCTGAAGTACACACTTGGTAATGTAGACGGCTAATAGAAGAAGTCGTGCAGTGCTATTGTTAGTGCACAATACTGCAGATGGTTAAAACGATTTTTATCGCCCTATGCTTGGTATTCAGTGCTAAGTGCGTGAAGCcacttaactttttttttatatgtcaCTAATGGCGTGAACTATTCATTGATAACAAagttttattgcaaaaaaaagtaataaaaagtatttaattgaTAAGAACAAGATTGAATTTTaagtgataaaattttttatagtagcaaaatattaaatttaaataattaaaaaatttccaattattttagaaaatttgtaAGTTCTTAGTAAAagattttacttaattttatatacgtatgtatatattcatatataaatcttttgataataatagtattttttaaatacatataataaattgttttgttAATGTACTTTTTCATATGTACATTAGATATTGTAACACTTTCAGATAGATTATAGCACAGTAAAGCATTTCGAAGGATTTATGTCCAATAGCAAGCAACATGCATAAAGAGTAAATGTAAGAAATATCTATTAACCTTAAGAATCACCaagatattttctaaatttttaataagatgtatctattcaataaatttgtatatacgTCATgaaaatttaagtattaattagataaataaatcttttcttttatttttaataaaatataaaaaatattttaataatttttaattcaataaatttgtatatacgTCATgaaaatttaagtattaattaaataaataaagtttttcttttgattttaataaaatataaaaaatgttttaataaaatacttttaataaaatatataaagtcaTACTTCTTGTTTgaaattaaacttattttcattaatattttatttattttttaaatgagataaaatatttaataacgaatacatgtaaaaatattacttcttGGTAATAATAAGGTTAAAGTTCAATATTTATTGATGCACTTACCTTTATCAGAAGCTCATGATTTCAGGATAACATATGTATTTTCTGCAGATTTCCTTAAGTATCTCCTTCCTTAAGTATCTTTATGTGTATTGCTATCTAAAACACAGAAATCACAaccaattaaattattaaaataacaaacataaataaaaaaaaatatctaaaaaatgtaatgtacAAATAACTTACAAGATGTATATCTTCCATCAGAACTTCCATCAGGACAGAATAGTATATTGTTTCATTATCCTGTAAcagaaataagaataaattattaaaaaattatttaaaatgtttcatgttataacatataaaaaatagtatataaactattaatttaccTGGATTATATACAAGATTTTCCTGCCACTCTTTCATTTTGCTTGCCATCAAATACTGAAGTATCGCAATCCAGCTTTTATTTACAATGCTCTTAAAACATATGCTTCATAAAACCAATTGGCATCAGGTCTGCAAAGGTCCCAAtctgtaacaattttcaaaattccATTTATTAGTCAAATGAATTGAAATTGGCTAATCAAGGTTAAATGTTTAACAATTCAATAAGGAACTAGGAAGGAAATAGGAAGGTACATTTTACTTTGTAATTCACATTTATTTGCATACATACAAGTACTGGGCatatttatgatattatttatttattatatacatgttTTAAACCTTTATGATTtcaataaaacttttacaCAAACGTAATACATTGTTGATTGAACAAACCTGGTCAATTTATAGTCAAAGATCTCTAACGCAAACTGTGAAATGCATATTTGTACGAAATgagtatgtatgtacatacatacgtacatattCGCATAATTTCAGTTTCGCAACTAAACGATTTACCTTTGAATCGATCACGATCGGCTCTCTGTGAATCGACGAATTTCCAGGCTCGGCGAATAAACGGCATCTTCAGTAACGAGTACGTAAAATGACTCGTTGCATTTGTTGCATGCCCAACAAACAATTGTCTCAAATAAACACATTAAACAATACCAGAAATGCAGCGCAAATGATGCGAGCGATGCAAACGAGTACGAGGGGTAAGCGGGGAAGGCGGTACAGCTAACGGTCGAGCCGACACGAAGCGCTCGAGCGTTTTCTTTCTATCCGTAAATGGCAGTGTGATCACATGACCCTCACACCATCGCGAATGCACCAATGAGATGCCTCCGTATATTTCGAATAATCAAcgatatttcgaaaataattatgatagATACTAAGTACAGTCGGCATAATGACGATGATATGCTTACCTGATCGATAATGATTGCGGGCCATCGACGTTTTCGCAGCACTTCGACAGTAGAAAGGAGCCGAGGGGAGAGGAGgcaagggggaggggggggaggcgCCGACACTTCTAAACGACTTCGAATATTCGGGATATTCATGATACTGGCGCTCGCCGTTCAACTGAACACGCTGCTCGAACCTTGTTGTATGGATTTGTGATGATCTGTCGCGAAAGAATCACATTTAAACGGTAACGTACACGAGAATCGCGGAGCGAGATACGGAAGATCCACCCGGAGTCGCGACACAACCATGACTGACTTCGAGCTGGGATCCGTGGTCTGTGATTGGTGAATATCAAATCGCCGGGCCAATCACATAGTAAgtcaaaataaaactaaaaatgatctaaattattatttaatgcagaaattatttttttaataactgttAACTATTAAAACATACCAAATTGTGAATTATTCTTATACAGTAGTATGCAATGGCTGTAATATACGTTACATGAGGTAACGTGACGAACAGTTCaacattaaaacaatattctattgcaatataattatgtcagtaaaaatctaaaaatttttatgtagtATTTCTCACAAGAAGAGTTGCTTTTCATAGTGAGAATTTCGatgaattcatttatttacaatgaATCATAACTTTAATAGCTCCACCTGCGCCAGTTCTACTGGTTTCGAACGCTTGTTTGGTCTCTTCCATCTGATAATTATGAGTGATTAACGGTTTCACGTCTACTTTCCCAGATGCGACAAGGTTTAATGCATCCTGATAgctacaaatttaaaaattcatataaaatattccatcaagtatttgaataattcattaaattatcataactaaataaattaagaactACAGAGttctcatttttaatttaaaatacaaccTCTGATTAATTAGAACTTACTCATTTACGTATCGAAAAATACCCCTAATATCAATTTCTCGTGTCAAGGCAGTCATTAATGGAATTTGCACTTCTGAAGAACCCATTCCCACTATTACCGCGACTCCTCCGGGTTTGGTTGcctgatataataaataatacaagtaCAATTTATCATCAAACTtatccaattaattttaaataatatcataattaacataaataatttaacagacAAAGAATACATTTCATTAACTTACAAGAATTGCTAAACGAATTGTGGATTGTGCACCGCAAGCATCAATCGCTCTATTAGGTTCACCATCAAAGAGCGCGTGAATATCAGCTACTGTATCTTCTTCAGATCTATTCTTCTGTATCAGATATGTGTCGTCGGCTCCAAGTTTCTTTGCTACACGCAATCTATTTTCCATGATATCTATAAACACAAATCGCGCCTATTTACATCTTATTTACAAGTTGTATAAGCTTACATTCTTCTTATAAGCTAGAATTCTTCAAAGAAGAATTTTTGCtacttataaaatacattgtgTTACCcacaaaagaagaaatatgCGCTAGAAAGAAAACTActtatagaataaaaaaaatagtccaTTCTATGTGTAGTTGTCTTCAACACATAGTTCAAACTTattgaatagaaaaataacTGTTACACGCAATCATTTTGTGTCAACACGACCTCGACGGCTATATGTTCCTGTTCTACAAATAGTATCTACGATGCTATTGTAAGTGCAACTTCGATATGTAAGGCTTATCTCAGAATCAATTGCGACACTCAATATCTTGAGTGCGCAATAGGAAtgtttttctcatttattattacgtaaattgataattacatAAACTGATAACGATTTATCGttgtgcaaataaatttacgatatatcgttaaaaatttcattatcatGACATTACAAGCACACTCATAGCAGATTTTCTGTTACATAATAACGAGCTATATTGGATCAAATTTTTCCATCGATAAAGAAACACTTAAATACCGTTTTGACACACAGTATAAAtctaatattgaataaaatgcagtttttgagaaaataccttaattttgattagtttcataaaatacaaattgaagtttgttttctttcttttgtcttaaaatttatttttaaagtcttttaatttatacctgtgataattattttatttgcgccCATGGCTTTGGCTACCAGCAATGTCACTAAACCGATCGGGCCAGCGCCCAAAATTAATACATCAGAATCAATTCCGACATTAGCTCGTTTGCATGTATGTACGCCCACTGACAATGGTTCTAGAAGTGCTCCTTCTTCTAGACTCACATGATCGGGTAATCTGTTACAAAAAATCAGAAATGCAAAAATtagttttcttattatttagaACAATacgtttcattaaattattacattttaaaaagtttactAGAAATCTTGTATCGGTAGTATTAATTAcgtatgattaatattaatgttacaaacttattcaattttacgattaattatcaaaataataaattataagtacTTACTTGAAGCAGAAATCAGCTGCATGTTTGTAAAAACGTCTTAAGTTGCCGTGTACGGGTGGAGTTGCGCAAAACACAATATCCTTgcacaaattataatttcccTCTTTACAGTATATGCACATTCTACAAGGCACACCAGGTTCAATAGCAACACGATCACCGAtctataacaaaaaaaagttatgtCAAAATGTGTATTGTACACTTtacatgaaaataataaaagtaacatttttaatattagttatattagctatatataataacactagttataaataaatgtatatgcaTGTGTATAGATatgtacttttaaatttttgacattttttccAAGTTTAACAACAGTTCCGGCAGCTTCATGACCAATAATCATAGGTTTCTTCACTATAAAAGGGCCAATTCTTCCTTCAACAAGATAATGAACATCTGATCCACAGATTCCGACACATCCCATTTCAAGGAGTACCtctacaaaaaatataataaaatatttccaacttattcgaaaaaaatataattaaaaaatatttttgtctaaAATCTTTCTTATTCAAAttcttgtaatataattaaattaattttttaagcctTACTATTAGCTTTcatattatgaaattttataagtactatttctttcatttatcaAAAGATAGATagaacttaaaataaaatgtctttctaattaattaagatcTAAATATaagcgtaaaaatttaataaatttagattgaaatcaatctttatttatcatttatacttatttaaattacttcgATGAGCGTCATCACGTATATAAATAGCATTCAATGTACATACATTGATTCATTTTAATCAAAGTGTTGTGCAactaaataatacatttttattccaaagctaaaattaatttttatacgttttgttaataagaataaaattattaacaaatattaaattaattcaataatatgCTTATTATAAACGTGACATTAATTAAGCACTTCGAATTCATTTTTTATCATCAACATCTTATCACTTGTACAtgttaataatacttttattgataaaaaaaaaacaattaaatttcaatgaaAAGAGATATCTTACCGCCTGCTTCAGGCTCCTCAATACTCGTGTTttcctgaaacagaaaaaaataatcagaaaTATATCTACcgtacaaatataatatatattgtttctCTACCTATAATCTAACCATTATTCCGTACAAAGttttgttctatttatttatttttttttttttattaaaaatatttaaaaaaaaagatacaaaataatattgccAAACTGAGGTACTGTTAATACGAAAAAGCATctcaacaaaatattaatttaaaatacttccacttttttaatatttaaaaataatataagtattaatattaatgtaaaagtctgactttatcttttttaaatacaaaaaacttCATATTAATCTATCAAtcaatcaataaaatttttttttacatattttcgtTAAGTATATACTATATACGAATGCTAGtactatataaatttaaaggtCAAGCAGTTAATACAGAGGCGCACGTGCAATCGATTTGCAAGACGGCTGCAGTCTTGTGATTAGTGGCTACATGTAAGAATTAAAATCAGCATattgtgaaataataataacaaatttattataatgaacAACATTACTAAAGTCAAATCTTTCGAATTTTTCTAATGTAATGTTtggcgaaaattatttataatctaaatatattttgtgaGATGGTAAATTTGAGGTttagcaaaattatatatatcttcttaaaaatattcatgtGTAAAGTTCAACGTACTTGCAAGCATGTTTAATCTTTTCATTATCTTCTAATTAAAGCACAGGTAAATGCAATC
It encodes the following:
- the LOC139107467 gene encoding sorbitol dehydrogenase — protein: MAKDNLTAVLYGINDLRLENTSIEEPEAGEVLLEMGCVGICGSDVHYLVEGRIGPFIVKKPMIIGHEAAGTVVKLGKNVKNLKIGDRVAIEPGVPCRMCIYCKEGNYNLCKDIVFCATPPVHGNLRRFYKHAADFCFKLPDHVSLEEGALLEPLSVGVHTCKRANVGIDSDVLILGAGPIGLVTLLVAKAMGANKIIITDIMENRLRVAKKLGADDTYLIQKNRSEEDTVADIHALFDGEPNRAIDACGAQSTIRLAILATKPGGVAVIVGMGSSEVQIPLMTALTREIDIRGIFRYVNDYQDALNLVASGKVDVKPLITHNYQMEETKQAFETSRTGAGGAIKVMIHCK